Genomic DNA from Chlorocebus sabaeus isolate Y175 chromosome 6, mChlSab1.0.hap1, whole genome shotgun sequence:
CATAATGCAAGGCCTCCTTTTTCCCTGTGGAGTTCCTTACATTATTGATAGTGACCAAGGCACTCATTTCACCTCTTAGGAAGCTCAATGCTGAGCTCTTGAACAAGGCATTCGATGGAATTTTCACCTCGTTCACTGGATCCAGGCTACAGGCCTCACAGAGCATCTTAATGGCTTGTTGCACATGTccacaggccgggcatggtggctcacgcctgtaacctcaacactttgggaggtcaaggcaagaggatgacttgagaccaggagttcaaggttgcaataagctgtgattgcatactgcagtccagcctatgcaacatagtgagacaccatctcaggAGTCAGTAAGGGGTGACCGCTAGATTGGAAAACAAGGAGGTCTCTGGGCATCCAAAcaagaatgagtaaatgaatgaatacatgagacagacagagacactgagagagagagagagagagagagagagagagagaaaggtagaAAGATAAAGACAGAACAAAGGACAAAGTGTCACTGTTATTCCTTCACaccacagtgactcactcctgtaatttcagcactttgggaggctgaggcaggaggatctcttgagcccaggagtttgagaccagcctgggaaacatggtgagacctcgtctctacacattaaaaaatgagccaggcatggtagtgcatgcctgtagtcccagctacttaggaggctgaggtgggaggatcacttgagcccgggaggtggaggctgcagtgagctgtgattgtgccactgcactccagcctgagcaacagagcgagaccctgtctctacaaaaaaagattcTATCATCTAAGTCAGCTTTGCAAATTCCTTCTTTATACAGAAATAAACTGGTAAGCGCCATTTTGATGATGTCGATACTTGTCTACTTAATATTCCTATCCATCTTTGATTGCCTTGTTTAATACTCCCAAGAAGCAGCAATGTGCATTTTGCCTTCTCCTGGCCCCATTATCCAGATGAATAAAAGACTGAGGTTAGGAAAAGAGAGGGGCCCGTATCTTCCAGAGAATCATGGGAGATAAGTTTGGGTTTCAACTTAGGTCTGTATGATTCCAAAAGCTATTCTCTTTCTTCTAAACCCGTAGAAACACTGACCCAATGAGACAATGTGTATATGAATCGATGTGATTTAGCCACTCCATCATGTTAGGGATTTCAAAATTTTGTGATGtgcatcctaaatatatacagttttgatgtgttaatttaaaaataaacatataatttaaatttaaatatatgattcATCTACTCGTGTCTATACTTACTAATCCAGTtagtcatttatttgttcattgatATATTTGGATAATGATAAAGAATACAGGCTCTGGAGTGGTTCAGCCTCCAGTTCTGACACTTCGGGTGACTGACTTCATCTTTTGAGACCGAACTGAACCTGAAGGGTGAAATTTTTCAGGTAAAAAGgacatgtttgtttttaaatcaacaCTAAAATTGTATATACTTACAGTGCACAACACAAACATTTGAAGTATAGAACATGATGGAATGGTTAAATCAAGCTCATTCACATATGCATTGTCTCATATGCttgcatttaatctttttttttttttgagacagggtcccactctgttacccaggctggagtgcaatgccacagtcatagctcactgcaacctcaaactcctgggctcaagtggccctgccacctcagcctcccacatagctgggactatgggcatgtgtcaccatgcttggttcattttttcagtttttgtttgtagaaacagggtctcactatgttacccaggctggcctctgactcctggcctcaagccgtcctcctacttcaacctcccaaagtgctagcattatagccatgagccaccatgcctggccccatacTTATATTTACTTGTAGTGAGAACGTTTAAACCCTACTCCGTCAGTAATTTTCAAGTACACAATACATTGTTACTAACTATATACACggtaatttttaatttgcatgaaTGCTCCTTAAAATCAGGGACCCCGCCTTATTTTTTGTATTCAATTTTATTGGAGATAAATTCCACGTCAGTAAACCTGATTCTCTTAaaaatccacacacaaaaaaagagagaggttgAGTTAGGTCGTtggtatttttgcttttgtttcttcgcTTATTTAGTTGAGGTTTATTGTAAAACTTGAtaccagaaaaaggaagaagtggCGTTTTGgtgctgtgagtgtgtgtgaagtGTGTCCTTTCCAGAGAAAGGACAGTCATGGTGCTTTTTTATCCTCTCTGCCCAAAGAAGGAAAGTTCTTAACAGCCAGCAGGAGGCTTTGTGGGGACCAGGGTTATCAACGCCAATCGCGCTGACCAATGATGTGTTACAGCAGTTAGGTTGTTTCTAAGAGCAAACCAAAAGCTAAGGTTCTGTGATTCTGAAAATAAGACATGGACGGAGACTGGAGACCCAGAGAGAAAGTGAAGGACTAAAAGACAGTCGTAGGGTGGGGGTTTGCTCTGCTCTGTTCtgtcctgggatttttttgtttgtttgtgcacTCTGTctgactgcttttcttttttctttttcttttttttttttttttgagatggagtctctctctgccacccaggctggagtgccatggtataatcttggctcactgcatcctctgcctcctgggttcaagggattctcctgcctcagcttcctgagcaggtgggaccacaggcgcctgccactccACTGagctagttttcatatttttagtagagacagggtttcaccatattggccaggctggtcttgaactcctggactcaagtgacctgcccgtctcggcctcccaaagtgcggggattacaagcatgagccactgcgcctgtccctGACACATTTTTCTCTTGGTTTGTTTCTTAATACCCCTTCCTCTGAGTCTAATTCCCTTtatgttctcattttctctctctgtcccctctctctctccttccttctctcctccattCCTCCTAGATGAAGCAAAAACTCAGATAAACCAgcacagaggccaggcatggtggcttacacctgtaatcccagcactttgggaggccaaggtagggaggttgcttgagaccaggagttcaagaagagcctggcccacatggtgaaaccccgtctctactaaaaatacaaaaattagctggacatggtggcatgtgcctgtaatcccaggtactcgggaggctgaggcacaagaatagcttgactccaggaggtggaggttgcagcgagcagagatcgcacccctgcactccagcctgggtgacagagcgagactccatctcaaaacaaaaaacaaaaaacagcacaaAGTTCCTTTGTCCTAtgattcattttctctctctctgtctttctaccatttctccttccctgtgtctttttttttctctgtggatTTTATTTAAGCAATAGAAGTTCTTATGCAAAGAAAAACTTTATGGAATTAGATTGATCAACTtcgtatgtatatatatgaactcAGTTCAGAAACTCTCTTCTGCACCTGCCTGATCACCTATTCAGAAGTCTGTTCCTtcatctcttcttctctttctgggaCTCTTTCTAGCTTGGGCTTCCTGCCCCTCCCGTCCACTCTCCTGCTTTCacagcctctccctccccctgcccctcccctgcacTGCATTGGGATGGGCCCCAGGTGTTCAAGGTCTCCCCACCCTCCTTTGTCACTGGAGTCAGGATTAGAACCCAGCTCCATCGTCACTTTGAGTCATCAGTCCCGGGGCTGCTGGCTGACttgcagaggagagagggagtggGGCCGGGTCTTCCCACTCTGggtcctttcctccttccccactccATTTAGCTGTAAAGCTCAATTAAGTGTGATTAGCTGAGAAGAGTTTCTGCAGAATTAGAGGACGCCCCACCCCTGTCTTCCTGGTCCCTGTCCCTCAACCCGGAAATTGGATAGGCCAAGACAAAGAGAGTTAAGAGCTTTGTCAGTGGTCTGTCTGGAGCGACAGATGGAAGGAAAGGGACCGGTTGAGCAACATGACAGGTGACTGAGGAGCCAGGTGCAGAGTGGTAGAGTTGGCTGGCGGAGTGGCCAGCAGATGAGATGACGGGCAGGTAGGTGGACGGACAGATAGCAGCCACACGGACAGGCCGAACAGTGACAGCCACGTAGAGGATCTAGCAGACAAAGAGACAAGGTGAGAAGGAGGTAGGCGACTGCCAATGAGGGAGTGACACGCAGGAGGACAGGTAGAGAGAGGACAAGCATATCACCCCCTTGGTGACCTTCAAAGAGAAGCACAGAGGGCAGAGGTGGAGGGCACGGGGAAAGGGTGACCTCTGAGATTCCCCTTTTCCCCCCAGACTTTGGAGGTGACCCGCCATGGGGCCCAGCATGTTTTTGCTCCTGTGTGTTCTTGGTGAGTTCTGCTGGAGCAGGGAGAGGGCAGGACTGGGACTGGGTCCCTCCATCCCCCATGAGGaggccccaccccctccccacctcagctCTGGCCCCCAGCCTGGTGGTGAGGAGGAGAGGGgctttctctctgcctccatttaGCTGCAGCTCTCAGGGCACTGCTCACCTCGGTCTCCCCTATCCTGCGATCCCTCTTCCCTTCCATCCCTCTCTGAATCTCTGCCTCTCCATTTCCCTCCTATGTGTAAGCATCTTTCTCCCTGGGTCTCTTTGGTGTTTCATGGTCTTTTTCTATcactgggtctctctctctctctctccctctctctctctctctctctctctctctctctctctctctctctctctctctcccccgtgcctgtttctctctctctctctctctctctctctgtgtctccatctCTGTATCTTTTATTCCTCTCTCTGACCCAGGCCCCTGTCTGTCCCCAGGGCTCAGCCAGGCAGCCACACCGAAGATTTTCAATGGCACCGAGTGTGGACGTAACTCACAGCCGTGGCAGGTGGGGTTGTTTGAGGGCAGCAGCCTGCGCTGCGGGGGTGTCCTTATTGACAGCAGGTGGGTCCTCACAGCGGCTCACTGCAGCGGCAGGTAAGCCCCAGACTGAGTCCCTTCCTGGGGTGGGCGAAGGGAGGACTACAGGAAGGCAAGTGCTGGGGGTAGGATCACAAGGGAGGGTGGTGCCCACTGGGAAGAAGCTGGTCCTGCAACAAGAGAATCTGAGTTTAGACCAGGAGTGGAATTTCCTTAGCAGTGGGCCTGGGGTGGTGCTGGGCAgggtgaggtgtggtgtgtgtggagggccGGGGAGGGTCCTGGAAcctgccctcctgcctctcccattCCTGCATGTACCCTTTCTTTCCTATATGACATCTGCCACTCCCCCCAGCCATTCCCTGACCCAGTCTGGGCCAGGGGCCCAGGTCTGACCCaaactattttttcattttgagacagagtctcgctctgttacccaggttgctGTGCAACGGCgcgattacagctcactgctgtctctgcctcccaggttcaagtgattctcctacctcagccccctgagtagctgggattacatgcacccgccaccatgtccagctaatttttgtaatttttgtagagacagagttttgtcatgttgaccaggctggtctcgaactcctggcctcaaacgatctgcccattttggcctccgaaagtgctaggattacaggtgtgagccactgcgtcaggCCAACATGACCCAAACTCTTTGTGCAACCTCAGAGACTATGCCTggcacctctctgggcctcagtggaCTGATGCTCtggaatctttctttctttctctctctctctttttccttccttccttccttctttcttcttgttttctttttttttttttggagacagagtcttgctctttctgtcacccaggctggagtgcagtgatgctatcttggctcactacagcctcaacctcctgggctcaagtgatcctcacacctcagcctcccaaggagctgagaccacaggcctgcaccaccacatctggctaagttttaaatttttttgtagagacgaggtttcgctatgttacccaggctggtctcaaactcctcagctcaagcgatcttcctgccttgacctccctaaatgctggattacaggcgtgagccactgctcctggcctggaaCTTTTTTGTGAAAGGGGAGCTCAGATGCAAAGAAGCAGAgactcaggagagagagagggccaGAAGTAGGATGAAGAGAGGCCATTCATCAACCCACTCGTTCATTCAGTCAGCAGCGTGGACGGCACATGCTCCGTGCCAGGCGGTGGGAATAAGGTGGTGAAGAAGGCCCACTGATGTCCCTGTCTTCGTGGGCTTCACTGACTGAGATAATCAGAAAGagaggcccggcgcagtggctcacacctataatcccagcactttgggaggctgagatgggcagatcacttgaggtcaggagtttgagaccagcctgacccacatggtgaaacctcatctctactaaaaatacaaaaattagccgagcgtggtggtgggcacctataatctcagctactcaggaatctgaggcagggaaattgtttgaacccgggaggcggaggttgcagtgagccaagatggtgccactgcactccagcctgggtgacagagcgagactccgtcttgaaaaaaaaaaaaaaaaaggagagagagagagacacagatgcAGGGACATGGGAGGAAAAACAGTGAACGCCCAAGATGGAAAGAGGGTGATGGAGGTCGGGAATAAGAGCCTGCAAGAGAGACTTGGAGAATGAGAGGCGCGGGTGAGCAGACAGACAGTGAGAGGCAGAGCAGCGGGGAGTGGCAGCAGGGCCTGGGAGTGTCCGTGGAGGGGTGCAAGGTGGGGGACTGCCTGTCTGCCACCCGCTCAGCTGTCGCCACCGGCAGCAGGTACTGGGTGCGCCTGGGGGAACACAGCCTCAGCCAGCTCGACTGGACCGAGCAGATCCGGCACAGCGGCTTCTCCGTGACCTACCCTGGCTACCTGGGAGCCTCGACGAGCCATGAGCATGACCTCCGGCTTCTGCGGCTGCGCCTGCCCGTCCGCATAACCAGCAGCGTtcgacccctgcccctgcccaatGACTGTGCAACTGCTGGAACCGAGTGCCACGTCTCAGGCTGGGGCATCACCAACCACCCATGGAGTaaggggcctggggcctggggccagGGGTCAGGGGTCAGGATGGGTACAAGTCTGGGATGCAGGGCAAGAGGTCACATCATGACACCTTAGAGGAAGGATAGGTAAAGGGTCAGGGTGTGGGATGGGACATCAGGATCATGGTTTGGGGTCAGAGATTATGGTGGATTGGGGTCTTGGGAGTCAAAGGGGTTAAAGGACTGGGTATGAAGTCAGGGATCAGAGGTCAGAGATATGCTGAGAGGTCAGAGTGTGTCAAGGGTCATCACACTGGAGCAAaaggcatattttatttatatatatatatatatatatatatgtaaataggaTATGGGCCTTGTGGGTCATGGGTCTGGGGTTAGAGGTCACTGTAGAATTAAGGTCATGGGATCCAGAGGTTGTAATTGGGATTCTATCCGAAATCACATATCTGAGATTGGAGGTCATAGCGTTTGGGGTGTGAGGTCCGAGGTTTGAGGTCGTGGAGGCTGGGGCCAAATAAACTAGGATCAGAGGTCACTGGCGTTGGAAGCAGTGAGGTTTGGAAGATGGGGAGCTGAGGTTGGAGGTTAAGGTAAAGACAGGGACATGGGGTCAGGAGACGAGATATGAGATCAAGCTGGGATCATAAGGTAATAAGATAGAAGGTCAAAGATCACAGTAGTAGGCACTGAAGAGGGTCAGGTCTGGATTCGTCGTCTCTGAGGCTGGAGAGACGAGAAAGGTCTTGAGTTATGCCACTCAAAGTCAAATGTCAAAGACCAAAGAGACTGTCAATCATCTGGGGTCATGAGTCATATGAAATTAAGTCATAAATATGTAACTTGGAGGTTTCAGGATTGTAGCACAGGTTGGTGAGGGGCTGGGATATTGACTCAGATGGGCCACATCGAGGGAAGAGGGATGTGACCTCAAACTGGGGAGATTTAGGGGACCCTGCAGCACGCATATTCCCTCTCCAGACCCATTCCCGGATCTGCTCCAGTGCCTCAACCTCTCCATCGTCTCCCACGCCACCTGCCGTGAGGTGTATCCCGGGAGAATCACGAGCAACATGGTGTGTGCAGGCGGCGTCCCGGGGCAGGATGCCTGCCAGGTGAGCATGCGCGGTCACCAGgacagaaagggaaggggaggggctgGAAGCAGGAGAGGAACTGATGGAGGACGAATCAGGGAAAGTGGATGCTGGAGAGAGATGGGGTCaaaaaggaagggagaggctgggcgccgtggctcacacctgtaatctcagcactttgggaggccaaggtgggcagatcacttgaggtcaggagttcaagacaagcctggccaacatggtgaaaccctgaatctactaaaaataccaaaattagctgggagtggtggtgcaagcctgtggtcccagctacttggaaggctgaggcaggaaaattgcttgatcccgggaggcagaggttgcagtgaactgagatcgcgccactgcactccagcctgggcgacagagccagactctgtctctaaacaaaataataataataataataatgataataataatagtaataataataataatggaggaGAGGCCCAGgataagggagggagagaggcagggagtaAGAGGAAGGACCAGGGaatggaagaggggaagggacagagagagaagagggaggaagggaacagagaaggaaagatggagtagggggcagagggagaagcagCAAAACAGATAGAGAGAACTGGGAGCCCAGACAGGGAATCAGCGGTTTCTGGGGCTCTAAGTCTTTCCCACACCATCCTCCAGGTGGTGCTGTCCCAGACCGAGAGAGATTTGAGGATGGTGGCCTCTCCCCTCATTGGTCAGGGCCCCAGCCATTGTCCTTGAGAGAACTCTGTGCTCCTGATGGAGTCCTGCCCACCTTCCCTGGGATTGGTCATTGGTGATGGCACTCTCTCCCCTCATTGGTCAGAACCCCAGTCATTGTCCTTGAGAGAACCTCTACCCTTTATGGAGTCCCGCCCTCCTCCCCTGGGATTGGTCATTGGTAATAGTGTTCTCTCTCCTCATTGGTCAGGGCCCCAGCCATTGTCCTTGAGAGAACCTCTGTCCTTTATGGAGTTCCACCCTTCTTCCCTGGGATTGGCCCCTAGAGACAGTGGCTCTTCTCTTTTGGTTAGCCATTGCCATTGTCCTCTGGGAAAGTGATTATACTCTTTCCTCTTTTGACCAGACTTGGAGCCCTCACCAAGGCCCAGGACTGGGTTGGAGGGTTggagaggaaaacagaaataagatgTCTCCCTTGTTCAGACAGtacttctcttcctttccagGGTGATTCTGGGGGCCCCCTGGTGTGTGGGGGAGTCCTTCAAGGTCTGGTGTCCTGGGGGTCTGTGGGGCCTTGTGGACAAGATGGCATCCCTGGAGTCTACACCTATGTTTGCAAGTATGTGGACTGGATACGAATGATCATGAGGAACAACTAACCTGtttcctccacctccaccccttAGCTTGGGTACCACTCTGACCCTCAGAGCACCAATACCTCCTCCATCACTTTTCCCGGCTCCACTCTTGTTGGCCTGGGAACTTTTTGGAACTTTAACTCCTACCAGCCCTTCTAAGACCCATGAGCAGGATGGAGAGAAGTGTGCAATGGTCtggaataaatacaaatgaaggaGGGGCCATGTCTGTCCATTTGAAGTCCCCATGCTGGTTGAGACTGGAAGAAGGACTCAACAGTTTCCCTATCTCATACGAGTAGAAACAGAGCTcaaataaggccaggcgcagtgtatcacacctgtaatcccagcactttgggaggctgaggcaggtggatgacttgaggtcaggagttcaagaccagcctggtcaacatggtgaaaccccgtctcttcaaaaatacaaaaaaaaaaaaattagatgggcatagtggcacacgcctgtaatcccaggactttgggaggccgaggtgggtggatcacctgaggtcagaagttcaagaccagcttggtcagcatgatgaaaccccatctctactaaaaatacaaaaattagccaggcatggtggcac
This window encodes:
- the KLK12 gene encoding kallikrein-12, with protein sequence MGPSMFLLLCVLGLSQAATPKIFNGTECGRNSQPWQVGLFEGSSLRCGGVLIDSRWVLTAAHCSGSRYWVRLGEHSLSQLDWTEQIRHSGFSVTYPGYLGASTSHEHDLRLLRLRLPVRITSSVRPLPLPNDCATAGTECHVSGWGITNHPWNPFPDLLQCLNLSIVSHATCREVYPGRITSNMVCAGGVPGQDACQGDSGGPLVCGGVLQGLVSWGSVGPCGQDGIPGVYTYVCKYVDWIRMIMRNN